From one Nocardioides sp. Kera G14 genomic stretch:
- a CDS encoding NAD-dependent epimerase/dehydratase family protein has protein sequence MAGRVVLVTGVSRDLGRKFAVAAAEHPHVERVIGVDVVPPRGDVGGVSFVRADIRNPVIAKILAKEDVDTVVHMSIISTPGPAGGRTTMKELNVIGTMQLLAAIQRSETVRHLVVKSTTTVYGASHRDPAMFTEEMEPRRTPRSGYGKDVAEIEGYVRGLARRRPDLNVTVLRCANVVGPTVNSPITSYLRMPVLPTVLGFDPRVQFLHEEDLLGALGHAVAAERPGTYNIAGDGLLTLSQITRRLARPTLPMPGFAIGGIGNVLRSARLTDFSPELRAFLTYGRGVDTTRMREQLGFEPRYTTQTAIEDFASSLEPGIHRLDAALASLEARLSAASVPASSQPAPAPLTEAGTR, from the coding sequence GTGGCTGGTCGCGTCGTTCTTGTTACCGGGGTCTCGCGCGACCTCGGCCGCAAGTTCGCGGTCGCCGCGGCCGAGCACCCCCACGTCGAGCGTGTGATCGGCGTCGACGTCGTCCCGCCCCGCGGCGACGTCGGAGGCGTGAGCTTCGTCCGTGCCGACATCCGCAACCCGGTGATCGCCAAGATCCTGGCGAAGGAGGACGTCGACACCGTCGTCCACATGAGCATCATCTCCACCCCCGGCCCTGCCGGTGGGCGTACGACGATGAAGGAGCTCAACGTCATCGGGACGATGCAGCTCCTCGCCGCCATCCAGCGCTCTGAGACGGTGCGGCACCTCGTGGTGAAGTCGACGACCACCGTGTACGGCGCGAGCCACCGCGACCCGGCGATGTTCACCGAGGAGATGGAGCCGCGCCGCACGCCCCGCAGCGGCTACGGCAAGGACGTCGCCGAGATCGAGGGCTACGTCCGCGGTCTCGCCCGCCGCCGGCCCGACCTCAACGTCACCGTGCTGCGCTGCGCCAACGTCGTCGGCCCGACGGTCAACAGCCCGATCACGTCCTACCTCCGGATGCCCGTGCTGCCCACGGTGCTGGGCTTCGACCCGCGCGTGCAGTTCCTGCACGAGGAGGACCTGCTGGGCGCCCTCGGTCACGCGGTGGCCGCCGAGCGGCCCGGCACCTACAACATCGCGGGCGACGGCCTGCTGACGCTCAGCCAGATCACGCGGCGCCTGGCGCGGCCGACCCTGCCCATGCCCGGCTTCGCCATCGGTGGCATCGGCAACGTGCTGCGCTCAGCCCGCCTCACCGACTTCTCGCCCGAGCTCCGCGCCTTCCTCACCTACGGTCGCGGCGTCGACACCACGCGCATGCGCGAACAGCTCGGCTTCGAGCCGCGGTACACGACGCAGACCGCCATCGAGGACTTCGCCAGCAGCCTCGAGCCCGGAATCCACCGACTCGACGCCGCCCTCGCCTCCCTCGAGGCCCGCCTATCTGCCGCGTCAGTCCCGGCCTCCTCGCAGCCGGCTCCTGCGCCGCTCACGGAAGCGGGCACCCGATGA
- a CDS encoding helix-turn-helix domain-containing protein: protein MAGKPELAEAKFLTVAEVAAMMRVSKMTVYRLVHSGEMPAVRVGRSFRVREEDANAYLQNSYYNAG, encoded by the coding sequence ATGGCCGGCAAGCCCGAACTCGCTGAGGCGAAGTTCCTGACCGTTGCCGAGGTCGCCGCGATGATGCGCGTCTCGAAGATGACGGTGTACCGCCTCGTGCACAGCGGCGAGATGCCTGCCGTCCGCGTCGGTCGTTCCTTCCGTGTCCGTGAGGAGGACGCCAATGCGTACCTCCAGAATTCTTATTACAACGCAGGCTGA
- a CDS encoding 30S ribosomal protein bS22 produces the protein MGSVIKKRRKRMAKKKHRKLLKKTRVARRKLGK, from the coding sequence ATGGGTTCTGTGATCAAGAAGCGTCGCAAGCGGATGGCCAAGAAGAAGCACCGCAAGCTGCTCAAGAAGACGCGCGTCGCTCGCCGCAAGCTCGGCAAGTGA
- a CDS encoding lysophospholipid acyltransferase family protein, with amino-acid sequence MSAPRPEQPGDGKPDEAEVIPIGTRGRPGRGTGQRPSSAARSLAAGAKKPAPKKGEPAKVEPTPPAAEAAAPTPPREPAAAPSQSSPTYDDRRPTLEVSESRGGPLAGIPISDWLSALTHAAHEVFGEEWEPQLARFLAFLRRRVTGDFCVDPYGFDEEITRNFFLAALRPIAEKWFRIEVVGAENIPTTGGALVVSNHSGTIPLDALMTMVQVHDHSGRFLRPLGADLVFKMPFVSSIARKGGATLACNEDAERMLCAGELVGVWPEGFKGIGKPFSERYKLQRFGRGGFVSAAIRTGVPIVPVSVVGAEEIYPLVGNVPALARILGLPYLPITPFFPLLGPLGAIPLPSKWLIEFGEPIRTDSYESGAADDPMLVFNVTDQVRETIQQTLFHLLQKRQSVFR; translated from the coding sequence ATGAGCGCCCCGCGTCCCGAGCAGCCCGGCGACGGGAAGCCCGACGAGGCCGAGGTCATCCCGATCGGAACCCGCGGCCGTCCCGGGCGCGGCACAGGCCAGCGCCCGTCCTCGGCGGCCCGCAGCCTCGCGGCCGGCGCCAAGAAACCCGCGCCGAAGAAGGGGGAGCCGGCGAAGGTCGAGCCGACTCCACCCGCCGCCGAGGCCGCAGCACCGACTCCGCCTCGGGAGCCTGCCGCCGCGCCGTCCCAGTCGTCGCCGACGTACGACGACCGACGGCCGACCCTCGAGGTCAGCGAGTCACGCGGTGGCCCTCTGGCCGGGATCCCGATCAGTGACTGGCTCTCTGCGCTCACCCACGCCGCCCATGAGGTCTTCGGCGAGGAGTGGGAGCCGCAGCTCGCGCGCTTCCTCGCCTTCCTGCGGCGACGCGTGACGGGCGACTTCTGCGTCGACCCCTACGGCTTCGACGAGGAGATCACGCGGAACTTCTTCCTCGCCGCGCTGCGCCCGATCGCCGAGAAGTGGTTCCGGATCGAGGTCGTCGGCGCCGAGAACATCCCGACGACCGGGGGAGCGCTCGTCGTCTCCAACCACTCCGGCACGATCCCGCTCGACGCGCTGATGACGATGGTGCAGGTGCACGACCACAGCGGACGCTTCCTGCGCCCGCTCGGCGCCGACCTGGTCTTCAAGATGCCGTTCGTCAGCTCCATCGCCCGCAAGGGCGGGGCGACCCTGGCCTGCAACGAGGACGCCGAGCGGATGCTCTGCGCGGGCGAGCTGGTCGGCGTGTGGCCCGAGGGCTTCAAGGGCATCGGCAAGCCGTTCAGCGAGCGCTACAAGCTGCAGCGCTTCGGCCGCGGCGGCTTCGTCTCCGCGGCGATCCGCACCGGCGTCCCGATCGTGCCGGTCTCGGTCGTCGGGGCGGAGGAGATCTACCCGCTCGTCGGCAATGTCCCCGCGCTCGCCCGGATCCTCGGCCTGCCCTACCTGCCGATCACGCCGTTCTTCCCGCTCCTCGGCCCGCTCGGCGCGATCCCGCTGCCGAGCAAGTGGCTGATCGAGTTCGGCGAGCCCATCCGCACCGACTCCTACGAGTCAGGCGCCGCCGACGACCCCATGCTGGTCTTCAACGTCACCGACCAGGTCCGCGAGACCATCCAGCAGACGCTCTTCCACCTTCTCCAGAAGCGCCAATCAGTCTTCCGCTGA
- a CDS encoding acetoin utilization protein AcuC, with protein sequence MVECQGPASVVFSPDLTDYDFGPTHPMSPVRIDLTMRLADELGVLAGPGSAGRLAVVPAPMADLDLLATVHGDAYIEAVMRAGKTHEPDLAFGLGTEDDPVFDHMHEASAHIVGASVEACRQVWEGECLHAANVIGGLHHAMRNRASGFCVYNDVAAGIQWLLDHGATRIAYVDVDVHHGDGVERAFWDDPRVLTISLHETGQMLFPGTGFATEIGGPDAQGSVVNVALPPGTADSGWLRAFHAIVPELVRNFEPEILVTQQGCDSHFEDPLAHLMLSVDGQRATYLALHELAHEVAGGKWVAFGGGGYAVVDVVPRAWTHLLAIVGGSPLDPAVETPGGWREHIQQRMGRVAPGHMTDGRVPQWRDWREGYDPDSWLDRQIDETRRVVFPHHGLDPSAW encoded by the coding sequence ATGGTGGAGTGCCAGGGCCCGGCGAGTGTCGTCTTCTCACCCGACCTGACCGACTACGACTTCGGGCCGACACACCCGATGAGCCCGGTCCGGATCGACCTCACCATGCGGCTCGCCGACGAGCTCGGCGTGCTGGCGGGTCCGGGGAGCGCCGGACGACTCGCGGTCGTCCCCGCGCCCATGGCGGACCTCGATCTGCTGGCGACCGTGCACGGCGATGCCTACATCGAGGCCGTCATGCGGGCGGGCAAGACCCACGAGCCCGATTTGGCCTTCGGCCTCGGCACCGAGGACGACCCGGTCTTCGACCACATGCACGAGGCCAGTGCGCACATCGTCGGCGCGAGCGTCGAGGCCTGCCGGCAGGTCTGGGAGGGGGAGTGCCTCCACGCCGCCAACGTCATCGGCGGCCTGCACCACGCCATGCGCAACCGCGCGAGCGGCTTCTGCGTCTACAACGACGTCGCCGCCGGCATCCAGTGGCTCCTCGACCACGGCGCGACACGGATCGCCTACGTCGACGTCGACGTGCACCACGGTGACGGGGTCGAACGCGCCTTCTGGGACGACCCGCGTGTCCTGACCATCTCGCTGCACGAGACCGGCCAGATGCTCTTTCCCGGCACCGGCTTCGCCACCGAGATCGGCGGCCCCGACGCCCAGGGCAGCGTCGTCAACGTCGCGCTCCCGCCGGGCACCGCCGACTCCGGCTGGCTGCGTGCCTTCCACGCCATCGTCCCGGAGCTCGTCCGCAACTTCGAGCCGGAGATCCTCGTGACACAGCAGGGCTGCGACTCGCACTTCGAGGACCCGCTCGCACACCTCATGCTGTCCGTGGACGGGCAGCGGGCGACGTACCTCGCCCTGCACGAGCTCGCGCACGAGGTCGCCGGCGGGAAGTGGGTCGCCTTCGGCGGTGGCGGGTACGCCGTCGTCGACGTCGTCCCGCGGGCATGGACCCATCTGCTCGCGATCGTCGGCGGCTCCCCGCTGGATCCGGCCGTCGAGACGCCGGGCGGTTGGCGCGAGCACATCCAGCAACGGATGGGACGCGTCGCGCCGGGGCACATGACCGACGGGAGGGTTCCACAGTGGAGGGATTGGCGTGAGGGCTACGACCCTGACTCCTGGCTCGATCGGCAGATCGACGAGACCCGCCGCGTGGTGTTCCCGCACCACGGTCTCGATCCCTCTGCTTGGTAA